A DNA window from Brassica napus cultivar Da-Ae chromosome C1, Da-Ae, whole genome shotgun sequence contains the following coding sequences:
- the LOC106432428 gene encoding BOI-related E3 ubiquitin-protein ligase 1-like, translated as MSNQIIADGFPVIFGDRQLQHMQSRAADPIQTAPSFNKYHFNQSPAILKRQRDYALDSNALMTAQKRRSVAFAPPQSLIEAQLVSQIQQQQTDIDLFVTQQTQTLRLELEARQRTQTLSLASAVQSAFVKKLKQRDDEIVRMGKLNYVLQARVKSLYVENQILRDLAKNNEATANTLRSNLEHVLAQVDEFPATAATGGDVFHPPVEEDTVSSCGSCDGADGGDVTAVTRGCKRCGERTASVLVLPCRHLCLCTVCGSALLQACPVCNTVMHASVHVNNNMS; from the coding sequence ATGAGCAATCAAATCATCGCCGACGGTTTTCCGGTGATATTCGGAGACCGACAGTTACAGCACATGCAGTCTCGCGCCGCAGATCCAATTCAAACCGCACCAAGCTTCAACAAATACCATTTCAACCAATCTCCAGCGATATTAAAACGACAGAGAGATTATGCGCTTGACTCCAACGCTCTAATGACAGCTCAGAAACGTAGGTCCGTTGCGTTTGCCCCGCCACAGTCTCTAATTGAGGCACAACTCGTTTCTCAAATCCAGCAGCAACAAACAGATATCGATCTGTTCGTCACACAGCAAACGCAAACGCTCAGATTGGAGTTAGAAGCGAGGCAGAGAACGCAAACGTTATCCTTAGCGTCAGCGGTTCAGTCCGCGTTTGTCAAAAAGCTTAAACAGAGAGATGACGAGATCGTCCGAATGGGGAAACTAAACTATGTTTTGCAAGCACGCGTGAAGAGTCTCTACGTCGAGAATCAGATCTTGCGTGACCTCGCTAAGAACAATGAAGCTACAGCTAACACTCTCCGGTCAAATCTTGAACATGTTCTCGCTCAGGTCGACGAGTTCCCGGCGACCGCAGCAACCGGCGGAGATGTTTTTCATCCTCCGGTCGAAGAGGATACGGTATCCAGCTGCGGAAGCTGCGACGGTGCTGATGGTGGTGATGTCACGGCAGTCACAAGAGGATGCAAACGGTGCGGTGAAAGAACGGCTAGTGTATTGGTGCTGCCTTGCCGTCACTTGTGTTTGTGTACAGTTTGTGGATCGGCTCTGTTACAGGCGTGCCCTGTATGCAATACGGTCATGCATGCTAGTGTCCATGTTAACAATAACATGTCATGA
- the BNAC01G30240D gene encoding beta-glucuronosyltransferase GlcAT14B yields the protein MQNGAHGVAKEQPRVTLYIILTTAFLSLCFLLSLSSSYHSSPPYTGSNGIRPDPRLFPSSSKIAADTSPPSIAYLISGSSGDSRRILRLLFAAYHPRNRYLLHLDSLATQSERDRLALTVGDVPIFRAARNVDVVGRPDFAYRRGSSPMASTLHGASILLRLSGAWDWFVDLSVDEYPLVTQDELLHILSYLPKDLNFVNHTSYIGWKESRRLKPVIVDPGLYLVEKTDMFFASQKRELPKAFKLFSGPSFSILSRSFIEHCVLGTDNFPRTLLMYLANTPASLSNYFPTILCNSNLFKKTIINNNLLYQASNDTSKERRHQLDPKEFTEMVESGAAFARVSTYDDAVLDRIDHELLGRAHGEVVPGGWCLGDSEDNRSLCSVWGDSGILRPGSGSERLERRIVELLSNDWFRLHQCISE from the exons ATGCAGAACGGAGCACACGGAGTTGCGAAGGAGCAACCAAGAGTCACTCTTTACATAATCCTCACCACAGCCTTCCTCTCACTCTGcttcctcctctctctctcatcctcCTACCACTCCTCACCTCCCTACACCGGATCCAACGGCATCCGACCCGACCCGAGACTCTTCCCCTCGTCCTCCAAGATCGCCGCCGACACATCTCCCCCTTCCATCGCCTACCTCATCTCCGGATCTTCCGGCGACTCGCGTCGGATCCTCCGTCTCCTCTTCGCCGCTTACCACCCGAGGAACCGGTACCTTCTCCATCTGGACAGCTTGGCGACGCAGTCCGAGCGAGATCGGCTCGCCTTGACGGTGGGAGATGTGCCTATCTTCCGAGCCGCACGGAACGTTGATGTTGTGGGGAGGCCTGATTTCGCGTACCGGAGGGGGTCGTCTCCGATGGCGTCGACGCTTCACGGCGCTTCGATTCTGCTTAGATTGTCGGGGGCTTGGGATTGGTTTGTTGATCTCAGTGTGGACGAGTACCCTCTCGTTACTCAAGATG AGCTTCTTCACATTTTGTCGTATTTGCCTAAGGACTTGAACTTTGTGAACCACACAAGCTACATTGGCTGGAAAGA ATCGAGGAGGTTGAAGCCAGTGATTGTGGACCCAGGGCTCTATCTCGTGGAGAAAACAGATATGTTCTTTGCTTCGCAGAAACGAGAGCTGCCCAAGGCTTTCAAGCTATTCTCAG GTCCATCTTTCTCCATCTTAAGCCGCAGTTTCATCGAGCACTGTGTCTTGGGCACTGACAACTTCCCTCGGACTCTACTCATGTACTTGGCCAACACACCTGCTTCCCTCTCCAACTACTTCCCAACTATCCTCTGCAACTCCAATCTCTTCAAAAAGaccatcatcaacaacaacttACTCTACCAAGCGTCTAACGACACTTCCAAAGAAAGACGCCACCAGCTTGATCCCAAAGAGTTCACGGAAATGGTTGAATCAGGAGCAGCATTTGCAAGAGTGTCAACGTACGACGACGCTGTCCTTGATCGCATAGATCATGAGCTTCTGGGACGCGCACATGGTGAAGTTGTGCCTGGTGGCTGGTGTTTGGGAGATTCTGAAGACAACAGGAGCTTGTGTTCTGTCTGGGGCGACTCAGGAATTCTTAGGCCCGGTTCTGGTTCGGAGAGGCTCGAGAGACGGATTGTTGAGTTATTGTCAAATGATTGGTTCAGATTGCACCAATGCATATCTGAGTGA